The following proteins come from a genomic window of bacterium:
- the ppsA gene encoding phosphoenolpyruvate synthase, whose translation MGTVTTHTTRNNPFTILLHEAGRDDVALVGGKNAALGEMLRALVPHGIRVPGGFVVTVAAYQHFVESANLSRVIAHELEGLNTQNVADLAERGARIREAIQGAAFPAELEQEICDRYREMKGEYGRVVDVAVRSSATTEDLPGASFAGQMETFLHVVGESALLSAIKNCFASLFTDRAISYRSDRGFRHTDAALSVGVQRMVRSDLATSGVMFTIDTESGFDKVVLINGSYGLGEFIVQGSVIPDEWIVFKPALEKGVSGIIGRRVGEKATKMVYAGATTESVPVAESDRRRFCMTDEEIRELALWGVAIEKHFSERAGEYQPMDIEWAKDGETGELFIVQARPETVHATKEGNVYVEFRLLEKRGEPVVHGIAVGTRIATGPARVIPDAKDIHMFKRGEVLVTGTTDPDWEPVMKIAAAIVTDKGGRTSHAAIVSRELSIPCIVGARDATTFLKNGEQVTVDCSEGDDGFVYRGALQFEEVVHRLESVPETRTKVMLNIGSPDEALRHHRLPVKGVGLGRIEFIIAGHIKIHPNALINYARLVADTSDTRTREIVRMIDELTARYADKKQYYVDKLAEGIAKIGAAFWPHEVIIRFSDFKTNEYRTLIGGELFEPQESNPMLGWRGASRYYHENFRDAFGLECAALLKVRSEMGLQNIVPMVPFCRTPEEGRKVVSLMEEFGLSRTSDPSLKIYVMCEIPSNVIQADAFLDIFDGMSIGSNDLTQLTLGLDRDAGGLAYIGNENNEAVRQLIEQAIGACRRRNKYVGICGQAPSDYPDFAAFLVRLGIESISLNPDTVIKTLSVIARAERGRGGKTNSILYRMWNNQ comes from the coding sequence ATGGGCACAGTTACCACGCACACGACTAGGAATAATCCGTTTACTATATTACTCCACGAGGCAGGGAGGGACGATGTCGCGCTCGTCGGGGGGAAGAATGCCGCGCTCGGGGAAATGCTCAGGGCGCTTGTGCCGCACGGGATACGCGTGCCGGGCGGGTTCGTGGTCACTGTCGCTGCATACCAGCATTTTGTCGAGAGCGCGAACCTCTCGAGGGTGATCGCGCATGAGCTCGAGGGTCTTAATACGCAGAACGTTGCCGATCTCGCGGAGCGCGGAGCGAGGATCCGCGAGGCGATCCAAGGGGCGGCATTTCCGGCTGAGCTCGAGCAGGAGATTTGCGATCGCTACCGAGAGATGAAGGGCGAGTACGGAAGAGTTGTAGACGTTGCTGTACGTTCTTCCGCGACGACGGAAGACCTCCCGGGCGCATCATTCGCAGGGCAGATGGAGACTTTTCTCCACGTGGTCGGGGAGAGCGCACTGCTCTCTGCGATTAAGAACTGCTTTGCATCGCTTTTCACTGACCGCGCCATTTCATACCGCTCTGACAGAGGATTTAGACATACGGATGCTGCGCTGTCGGTCGGCGTGCAAAGAATGGTGCGCAGTGATTTGGCGACGAGCGGTGTGATGTTTACCATTGACACCGAGTCCGGCTTTGACAAGGTCGTTCTGATCAACGGGTCATACGGCCTGGGAGAGTTTATTGTGCAGGGTTCTGTTATCCCCGACGAATGGATCGTGTTTAAGCCAGCGCTTGAGAAAGGCGTATCGGGAATCATCGGCCGCAGAGTGGGCGAAAAGGCCACTAAGATGGTGTATGCGGGGGCTACGACAGAGAGCGTACCGGTAGCGGAGAGCGATCGACGCCGATTTTGTATGACGGACGAAGAGATTAGAGAGCTTGCGCTCTGGGGCGTTGCCATCGAGAAGCATTTTTCGGAGCGAGCAGGAGAGTACCAACCGATGGATATCGAGTGGGCGAAAGACGGGGAGACAGGCGAGCTCTTTATTGTGCAGGCGCGGCCGGAGACAGTGCATGCAACAAAAGAGGGAAATGTGTACGTGGAGTTTCGTTTGCTTGAGAAGAGGGGGGAGCCTGTTGTGCACGGCATTGCCGTTGGTACGCGTATTGCTACTGGTCCAGCGAGGGTAATTCCTGACGCCAAAGACATACATATGTTCAAGCGGGGCGAGGTGCTGGTGACAGGCACAACGGACCCGGACTGGGAGCCGGTGATGAAGATCGCTGCGGCTATCGTCACCGATAAGGGTGGGCGTACCAGCCATGCCGCGATTGTCTCCCGCGAGCTCAGTATACCCTGCATCGTGGGAGCGAGGGACGCGACGACGTTCCTCAAAAACGGGGAGCAGGTGACGGTTGATTGCTCTGAAGGGGACGACGGGTTTGTCTATCGTGGCGCTCTCCAGTTTGAGGAAGTCGTGCATCGTCTCGAGAGCGTGCCCGAGACGCGTACGAAGGTGATGCTTAACATTGGCTCGCCGGATGAGGCTCTTCGTCATCACCGGCTTCCGGTAAAGGGCGTCGGGCTTGGCCGTATAGAATTTATCATTGCCGGGCATATCAAGATACACCCGAATGCGTTGATTAATTACGCTCGACTTGTCGCCGATACTTCTGATACGCGCACACGTGAGATTGTACGCATGATAGACGAGCTTACCGCGAGGTATGCCGATAAAAAACAGTATTATGTCGACAAGCTTGCAGAGGGCATCGCGAAGATCGGCGCGGCATTCTGGCCGCATGAGGTTATTATTCGCTTTTCTGATTTCAAGACCAATGAATACCGCACTCTGATCGGCGGCGAGCTTTTTGAACCGCAGGAATCGAATCCAATGCTCGGCTGGCGTGGTGCCTCGCGTTACTACCATGAGAATTTTAGAGACGCGTTTGGGCTTGAGTGCGCGGCTTTGCTCAAGGTACGTTCGGAGATGGGGCTTCAGAATATAGTGCCGATGGTGCCGTTTTGCCGGACGCCGGAGGAGGGGAGGAAGGTCGTCTCTCTCATGGAGGAGTTTGGGTTGAGCAGAACGAGCGACCCGTCTCTGAAGATATATGTGATGTGTGAAATCCCCTCAAACGTGATCCAGGCGGATGCGTTTCTTGATATCTTCGACGGCATGTCTATCGGCTCCAATGATCTCACGCAGCTCACGCTCGGTCTTGACCGCGATGCGGGAGGACTCGCCTATATTGGGAACGAGAATAATGAGGCGGTGCGACAGCTCATAGAGCAGGCGATTGGGGCATGTCGTCGGCGCAACAAGTACGTTGGCATCTGCGGGCAAGCGCCGTCTGATTATCCAGACTTCGCCGCTTTTTTGGTGCGGCTCGGCATAGAGAGCATATCTTTGAATCCCGATACCGTTATTAAAACGCTTTCCGTGATCGCTCGAGCGGAGCGGGGTCGTGGGGGCAAAACGAACTCTATCTTATATCGTATGTGGAACAATCAATAA
- a CDS encoding RpiB/LacA/LacB family sugar-phosphate isomerase, giving the protein MKIYFGSDHAGFELKNKLVVFVRDELGYKVEDCGAHEFNPDDDYPDFIAPVAERVSTEPETTRGIVLGGSGQGEAMVANKFRGVRAVVYYGEPCAAAMSKKSISPEHSIITLSRTHNDANVLALGARFLDEATTLEAVKAWLETPFGGEERHTRRLLKMSMIGTENTPTAK; this is encoded by the coding sequence ATGAAAATCTACTTTGGTTCCGACCACGCCGGGTTTGAGCTCAAAAACAAGCTCGTTGTTTTTGTGCGCGACGAGCTCGGCTACAAAGTCGAGGACTGCGGCGCGCACGAGTTCAATCCCGATGATGATTATCCGGATTTTATCGCTCCGGTAGCGGAGCGTGTGAGTACCGAGCCGGAGACGACGCGCGGCATCGTGCTCGGTGGCTCGGGGCAGGGGGAGGCGATGGTAGCCAATAAGTTCCGCGGCGTGCGGGCGGTGGTGTATTACGGCGAGCCGTGCGCGGCTGCCATGAGTAAAAAAAGTATTTCTCCAGAGCATTCGATCATCACGCTCTCACGTACGCACAACGATGCGAACGTCCTCGCGCTCGGCGCGCGGTTTTTAGACGAAGCGACGACACTGGAAGCTGTGAAGGCGTGGCTCGAGACGCCGTTTGGCGGCGAGGAAAGGCACACGAGGCGGTTACTGAAAATGTCAATGATTGGAACAGAAAACACACCGACCGCCAAATAG